Within Vibrio campbellii CAIM 519 = NBRC 15631 = ATCC 25920, the genomic segment GCCACTTTCCACAGTAGTGCATACTGGTCATCTTTCTATGCACTTGTGGCAACGCACGGTCTTCATGTATTTGCAGGTCTAATTTGGATGATTGTTCTATTCGTGCACTTTAAGCGCGATGGCTTTTCTGAAGACAATAAAACTCGTCTAGCTTGTCTGAGCTTATTTTGGCATTTCTTAGATGTTATTTGGATCTGTGTATTCAGCGTTGTTTATTTGATGGGAGTATTATAATGGCTAATTCATCTGAACACGGTCAAGGCGGACAGGCTCACGGTAGCGTAAAAGAGTATGTGAATGGTTTAATCCTATCCATAATTCTTACTGTCGTACCTTTTGCTATGGTGATGGCCGGGATCGGTTCAAAGCCGCTGATCATTGGTGTAATCATGGTTTTCGCAGTAGCACAAATCTTTGTTCAACTTGTGTTCTTTTTACATATGAACACTTCATCAAAGCAGATGTGGAATACCTCTTCCGCCGTCTTTGTTGTGGTGATTGTTGCAATTATCCTCATCGGTTCATTGTGGATTATGGAACACTTAAATCACAATATGCTGATGGGTTATTAATAGGGTTTCAGGATGTATAGGCCTTATTTAAAAATTACCAAACCCGGTATTATCGGCGGCAACTTAGTTGCCGCCATCGGGGGTGTACTTCTCGCTTCTCAAGGCAATATCGATTGGCTATTACTGCTTGCTGTTTGTATGGGTACTAGCCTAATCGTTGCGTCTGGCTGTGTTTTCAACAATGTGATCGATAAAGATATAGATCGCTTGATGAAACGCACCTGTGAAAGAGAACTCGTTAAAAATGTGATACCTGTGTCTAACGCGCTTATTTGGGCTACAGTATTAGGCTTGTCCGGCTTTTATATATTAAGCCAATTCACAACTACGGTTGCATTGCAATTTGGTGTACTCGGATTCGTTGTCTATGTCGGTTTATATAGCCTTTATTACAAGCGTAAATCCGTTTACGGCACATTGATAGGTGGACTTTCAGGGGCCTGTCCTCCGGTTATCGGTTATTGCGCAGTAACAGGCCACTTTGATGCAGGCGCTGCAATCTTATTCATTACCTTCTGTATCTGGCAGCTTCCGCATTCCTATGCCATTGCCATTTACCGATTTGATGATTACAAAGCAGCATCCATTCCAGTTCTACCTGTAGAGGTAGGAATAGCACGTGCTCGTTTACACATCATTGCTTACATTATTGCGTTTGCTGTTGCAGCCTTAGCACTTAACTATCTCGGTTATGCGGGAAGCTGGTATGCGTTAGGTGTTGGTTTAGTCAGTCTTCACTGGTTATATATTGCCAAAGTAGGCTACCAGAAAGTGCCAGATGCGCAATGGGGCAAGCAGATGTTGCTGTGTTCAATCGCTAACATCATGGTGTTTTGTTTGCTTATTTCTCTCGACTTTTCAGAGGGAGAACTATCAGAAAATATTCAAGCTCATAACACCATAGTTTTTAATCTTCTGGGGCAAATTTAATGACGAAAAACCCTGTAAAAATTGTGCTCCTTCTTGGGGCACTTGCCATCGCTGGTATATTCGCACTTTACATCAGCAACAGCACAGTCCCGATCGGAGAAAAACAAAAAGCGCTTAAAGATCTTGGCGGGGAGTTTCAATTGAATAGCCTTGATGGCACCGTCAGTCTAAACCAATTTAAAGGGCAAACTGTCGTTCTATATTTTGGATTCCTAAACTGTGCTGAAGTCTGTCCCTCTTCAATGGGCGTGATGTCGGCTGCTTTTTCTCTGTTACCACCTGAAGAATATGCGAACGTACAAGGTATCTTTATCAGCGTCGATCCTGGTCGTGATGACCTTGATTCTCTCGACAAATTTGCAAAGTATTTTGATAAACGCATTAAAGGGCTAACAGGAACTAAAAATGAAATAGATGCCTTGACACAACAGTATGGTGTTTACTTTGATTTAGTTGATATGGAGTCTTCTGAACTTAGCTACACCGTAGACCACGCATCTCTTTTCTACATTATTAACCCAGAAGGGAAGTTGGTTGATGCAATGAGCCACACAACAACACCTGTTGAGCTAGCTGCAGGTATTGATAGAGCTCGTAGCAAAGCCCTTGCTAATAACTAAAACTACAGGGAAAATTATGAAAAAGACCGTACTATTAGCCACATTGGCACTGGCTACATTCCAAGCTTCTGCTCATGACCACGACCACAGTGCTCATGACACTGCAATGGCTGATACTAAGACATATCATGCAGTACAAACTATTAATAACGTACTTACGATTGAAAATGCTCGTGCTAAAGCAACAATACCAGGGGTAAAGGTCAGCGCAGGTTATATGACGATATCCAACGATACCGATAAGCCTATTCGCCTTGTAGAGGCGAAATCATCTATAGCAAAACACACTGAGATCCATCGTATGTTTATGCGTGATAATAAGATGGCAATGCGTAAAGTTGATGCACTAGAGATTCCTGCAAAAGGTTCTGTTGAGCTAAAACCAAATGATTATCACCTAATGTTCATGGGTGTAACAGAAACTTTAAAGCCTGGACAAGACATCAAAACGACTTTAGTTGACGACACTGGCAGAAGTTTTGACGTGCAAGTGACGGTTATGCCTATGACTAAGTATTGATTCGGAGTATATATATGAAGTTGTGTGCTAGTGTGCTGGGTTCGCTGCTCGCTTTATCAACCTTATTTAATATCGCACAAGCAAAAACATCAATGGACAGCTTTTTTGAGAGTCAAGCTATCCCCTGCTCTTCTGAGCTTCAGGATTTGGCAACAACCGCGTTAAAAGAAAACCCTCATAGAATGCTACCCTATGCTAGTAAGTCTGATGATATTCATCTTTTCAATGCACTGGCTGTCACTACTTATCGTGACCGTCAAAGTCATGTGACCTTTCATGGTGTCAAAAATATCGAGGGTGGATGTGATACCTCTGTCACCGAAAGCTACATTTTGCAAACCTCATGTGCTGACGCTCGACATGAAGCTTTTAGCAAATGGGACTTCGAAGGGAAATTGAACGAGCATACCTACGTGCTTAAAAGCAAAAAGATTAGTGGAAAACAAGCGTTTCTTACAGAGCAGCTATCAAATTTTTGCTTAGTAACAACACGACAAGTCATTAGCAACTAACCATACTCACATTCAATATCAATGCTCCGTTTCTTGATTATTCAAGCTCGGGGCATTTTTTCCAAATACGATTAAAAACATCATTGAAATAAAAGCTTACCATTAGATATGGCTTTTTGTATCTTTTATAAAGGTCAATAATGACAGCTAATCAAAGCCAGCGTTCGCTTATGGCAACATAGGGAGGTATCCTACCCATTTTTGATGCGGAGCCGTTGCGTTAACAGCTTGAGCGAGCAAGCTCGAGCAATAGACATTTTATGCTCACTGCCCTTAGTTCAATTAAACTTGAGTACTGTTTTCGCTACGAAACTCTGACGTTCATACTGGCGTCAGTGGTCTAACATTATTGTTATCACCGCTCTCTAACGACTCTCTCTGAATACGTCCTGAGCAGTCTCGTTCTTTGCGAACGTCAGAGACTTCTTTTACTTTGCTATCAAGCTTTTGACGCTGTATCTAACGTTGAATCGCCTTGTGGCGACTATCAACCTAAATTCCATACCTTTGATCTACTTGGTGGTGCTAACACGTGAATCATTATAGATATTGGGGCTATTTATCATACTTAAGTGGTTTTACAACAGATTCTAAGCCCTCAATCTTGAGAGCTAAACAGAGCTGCATTAACGCCCCCAATTCCCCTTCCGGAAAACCTTTTTTATCGAACCAGAGTAGATATTCCTCCGGAAGATCAATAAGTACACGCCCAGCGTATTTGCCAAACGGCATTTGCATTCTAGCGAGTTTAATGAGGTTGTCTTTTTTTAACATATACTAGAAATCTGTTGGGATAAATCTTGGCTAAGAGTAACATCCAAGCGATTGACCCACCAGTTAATTGCATCTTCTGCGTTGTCTAAAGAACCAATCATGGAAGAGAAATCCTTATTCCCTGCTTAGTGGTCACTCGAAGCAAACAGCGGCATATCAGCTTCCCGAAGGACAATTTCATGTTAAAGTATGCGGCTTACTGGAAAGTATTACGAGAAAAATAATGAAGTCACCTTGCCGCGCGGCCTGTAAAAACAATGGCGGGATCTGTTCTGGTTGCCACCGAACTGTGGAAGAAATCATTCAGTGGAAAAATAAGTCTGACGCTCAACGAGACGCCATCATTGAGCAATTAGTTGGGAATGATTCGACCCACTCTTGCCCTGAATGTGGCACGAACGCGCACTGTGATATTGCTGCTGGGAAAGAAACGTGTTGGTGCTTTAATATTGAGACCAGAGATTTACCAGAGGCAGAGGCAGGACAGCTCTGTTTATGTCGTAAGTGTTTGGAGAAAAAGCCAGTCGCCTAGCCCATCGAATACAGGACACAACGGACTGGCTATCATTGAAATGAAGGTAAGTTCAGCGAACTATTTCTGCGCTAACGCTTGGGATTCAAACTTCACGCCATCCCAACCCGTCACCATAAAGTTACGAATGTTTTGATGGTCGTTATTCGCTGGGTGCGCCAACACATCTTCTCGGTAGAAACGACCAAAACACGCCAACGTTGCTTCTTTGCTTAGGTTATTCAGTTGACCAAAAGCGAAGATCTTGCATGAACTGTTGTTCTCACCTGCATTATTCTGCGTTTCACCATTCACAAAGGCCGCTGGCGTAAACTCGTAGTTTGCCTCAATGGCTGCCATTGCCGTTTCAAATTCAACAGTCTCTGGTGATGCCGCTAGCGCATCCAAAAATTGTTTTAGTTCCATTATTCCTACTTCCTAGTGTCTTTACTTTCCCAAATAACATTGGATAAACAGTGACACATTTGTTTCATAAAAAGCCAATACAAGGGTCATAAATCATACATATATTCAGAGCCTTGTTTAATAACACTTCAATCAATGCGCTATTCCTCACTGTTTTGGTGAATGAATAGATATCTACTGTAGGTGCATTGAGTGACATTGTATCCGTTTAATAAGGAAATATCATGACCACCCCATTTAAGGCAATAGGCGTATTGGCATTATCTTCACTTGCCATCGCATGTTCATCTCAACCTGACGATTCTCTCTCTTCGTTTACAGCCCAATGTAAAGCATCGGTAGCACCTGTTGCGGGAGAGGCATCCATCCAAGGATTGACCTTTATGGGAACGTCTATCGCTGACGCACCATTCGACACATCAGCAGCAGAAATCGTTCAATATGATGCGTGTACTGACAAGCTTTACGTAGTCAACGCTCAAGCAAAGCGTGTCGATGTGCTTTCTATGGATGACAAAGGCGCACCAACACAAACCGCCTTCATTGATCTCAACATCGCGGGCAAAACAGCGGGCGTTGAAATTGGTGCAGCAAACAGTGTTGCAGTCTTTAATGGTTTAGTCGCTGTTGCGATTGAAAACAGCGATAAACAAGCAAATGGCATTATTGGTTTGTATCGCTCGGATGATTTGTCGCTTATCACCACCTTCCCTACCGGCGCACTGCCAGATATGGTTGGCTTCTCAAAAGACGGCAGATACATCGCAACAGCAAACGAAGGTGAGCCAAATGGTGACTACAGTGTCGACCCAGAAGGCAGCATCACGCTGATCGACTTGAGCCAAGGCGTAAACCAAGCAGAGGTCACGCAGATTGGTTTCAATGAGTTCGATGGTGCACGTAAGTCTGAATTGCCTGCTGGTGTTCGAATCTCAGGTCCAAATGCCACGGTGGCGCAGGATCTAGAGCCGGAATACCTCACTTTTGCAGACAACGGCAAAATCTACGTTGCACTGCAAGAGAACAATGCGATGGCAATCGTAAACCCTGAAAGCAAATCGGTAGAGAAGATTGTCGGTCTAGGCGAGAAATCTTGGTCTGAATCAAAACTGGATGCCTCGAACAAAGACAAAATCATTGGTAATTTTAAGAGTTACCCTCAACTGGTTGGTCTGTACATGCCAGATACCCTCGACAGTTACTCGGTAGATGGCAAAACTTACATACTCTCTGCCAACGAAGGTGACGGTCGTGAATATGGCTTCAAAACAACGCAAGCGCTATGTGACCAAGCGGGCTTTAAGTGGGATGAAGACGATTACCTCGGTACAGATGAATATACTTCTGAGCAAGGCACCTGTTTAAGCCATGTTGATGAGGTACGAGGTAAGAAGCTGAAAGTCGCAGCAGACCACCCATTAGCAGAAGCACTAAAAGACAACAAACAACTCGCGCGTCTAAAAGTGATTAAGCCTGAACAAACACTTTCTGCGCAAAACAACGTTCAAGCGTACGGTGCCCGTTCATTCTCTATCTGGGATGAAAACGGTGAGTTGGTTTTCGATAGTGGTGACGATTTCGCGACCATCGCATTGATGAATGAAGGTAAGAACTTCAACAGCACTAACGATAGCAATGACAGCGGCGATGACCGCAGCGACGACAAAGGCATTGAGCCAGAGGCGATTGAAGTGGCACAAATCAATAGTCGTCATTACGCGTTCATCGGTTTGGAACGCCAAGGTGGCATCATGATTTATGACATCACAGACCCGAAGCAAGCGCAGTTCCTGCATTACGTAAACCGTCGTGATTACAGCCAACCAGTTTGTACAGAAGTGGAAGATAGCGAATGTACGAACAATACTTACAATCCAAAAGCAGGTGATTTGGCGCCGGAGTCAATCAACTACTTTGGTCGTAACGGACAACACTTTATCGCAGTAGGCAATGAAGTTTCAGGCACGACGTCTGTGTTTCGAATTGAGCTTTAATACCCACATTTCAAGAGAACAAACTTAAAAGTAAAGCGCCCGAACTTCAGTCCGGGCGTTTTTGTTTATAGTAAGAGTGAGATTCCCGACTCGCTCCTTCGTCGCTCTCGAGAATGACGGAAACTAGCTTAGCAGTTCAGAACGATACTAGCCTAAAAAGTGGAAAAGTTCTCTTCCAGTTCCAAGTAGTACCATCACAACCAACGTCATTAAGGAATCGAGGAACGAGATGTCCGGAATCTCTCTTTAATCACTCAGCTCTATTCTTCAATCGCCAATGCATCGCACTTCGAAGCACAGATAAAGTCGTTCTTATGCAGACCTTTTATAGAGTGGCTCCACCAAGTGATGGTCACTTTGCCCCACTCCAGTAAGATAGATGGGTGATGGAATTCATCTTCTGCAAGCTCAGCAATCTTGTTGCTAAACGCCCACGCTTGTTTGAAGTTCTTAAACTTGTAGACCTTTTCAAGTTGAGGAATCTCATCTCTCTCAATGATCTGCCAATCAGACAATTGCAGCAGCAGAGACTGTTGTTCCTCTTTACTAAGTGCAATGGCATCGATACTACAAGCTTCGCATTTTTGTTCATTCAACATGAGCAGGTTCCTTTGGTTCAAAAAGTGGTGGAAGCAATCCGGCTTCAATCGCTAGATCGGCTTGTTTCAATAAATTCAGTTGGCTGATTTGGAAAAGCTGGGACAAATCTTCAATCACGTAGTATTTCGGCTGCATGATATCGATGCGATAAGGCGTTCTTAAAACAGTTTGCAGATCGAATTCGCCTCTAATCGCGATGTTGCTTTCCAATGAATAGATGGTTTCTCCCGGAGATGAAAGGATACCGCCACCGTAGATTTTGGTTTGATTACCTTCTCGGACCAAGCCGAACTCGACTGTAAACCAATATAGACGGGCAAGGTAGCCTCGCTGCTTTGGTGTCGCAGCTTGTCCAAGCTGTCCGTAGTGCTCGGTAAAGGCGGCAAAATCAGGGTTGGTGAGCATGGCGCAATGACCAAAAATCTCATGGAAGAAATCCGGCTCTTGTAGGTAATCAAACTCTTCTCGCGTTCTCAAAAACGTCGCGACTGGGAAGCGTTTGTTGCCAAGCAGATTGAAGAAACGATCAAAGTCGATCAATGCTGGCACTGGCTCCACTTGCCAGCCCGTGGTTTCCATCAAAACACGATTGATTTCGGGCAGTTGTGGCACTCGGTCCTGGGGTAAATCAAGCAGCTTAAGTCCATGCAGATACGCCTCGCATGCTCGGTCTTGAATCACGCTCATTTGTCTGGTTACCAAGTCGCGCCAAATGGCATCCTCTTCATGGCTCCATTCTACCCTTCCATCCTGATCGACGGGTTTTGAATGATACTGAGTCATTGCACATCTCCGTTAACAAATCCTTTACATTAAGCCTATCTACACTCTTTTCACCTTCCAATCCCCTGACGATTTTTCAATCAAAATTCAGGTGTAACATTTTCTTTACATAAACACTTAACACCTTGATATAACTGGAAAGCCACATTCACTCATTGGTTTGACTTTGTTGAAACTTCACTTCAGACTGAAAACGTTAAAACTTTGTTATAGAGGGGAACTATGCGCGAGAGCAACAGAGTCTGGCAGCCGACGGAAGATCGAATCGAGCAAGCCAATATCACGCAGTTTATCGAACACATTAATCGACAGGGTTTCGAGCTCAAAAACTACTCTGATTTGCACCAATGGTCATTGGAGCACAACGAGCATTTTTGGAAAGAGGTTTGGCAGTTTTGTGACTTGATTGGAACGCAAGGAAATA encodes:
- the cyoD gene encoding cytochrome o ubiquinol oxidase subunit IV; protein product: MANSSEHGQGGQAHGSVKEYVNGLILSIILTVVPFAMVMAGIGSKPLIIGVIMVFAVAQIFVQLVFFLHMNTSSKQMWNTSSAVFVVVIVAIILIGSLWIMEHLNHNMLMGY
- the cyoE gene encoding heme o synthase — protein: MYRPYLKITKPGIIGGNLVAAIGGVLLASQGNIDWLLLLAVCMGTSLIVASGCVFNNVIDKDIDRLMKRTCERELVKNVIPVSNALIWATVLGLSGFYILSQFTTTVALQFGVLGFVVYVGLYSLYYKRKSVYGTLIGGLSGACPPVIGYCAVTGHFDAGAAILFITFCIWQLPHSYAIAIYRFDDYKAASIPVLPVEVGIARARLHIIAYIIAFAVAALALNYLGYAGSWYALGVGLVSLHWLYIAKVGYQKVPDAQWGKQMLLCSIANIMVFCLLISLDFSEGELSENIQAHNTIVFNLLGQI
- a CDS encoding SCO family protein — translated: MTKNPVKIVLLLGALAIAGIFALYISNSTVPIGEKQKALKDLGGEFQLNSLDGTVSLNQFKGQTVVLYFGFLNCAEVCPSSMGVMSAAFSLLPPEEYANVQGIFISVDPGRDDLDSLDKFAKYFDKRIKGLTGTKNEIDALTQQYGVYFDLVDMESSELSYTVDHASLFYIINPEGKLVDAMSHTTTPVELAAGIDRARSKALANN
- a CDS encoding copper chaperone PCu(A)C, which gives rise to MKKTVLLATLALATFQASAHDHDHSAHDTAMADTKTYHAVQTINNVLTIENARAKATIPGVKVSAGYMTISNDTDKPIRLVEAKSSIAKHTEIHRMFMRDNKMAMRKVDALEIPAKGSVELKPNDYHLMFMGVTETLKPGQDIKTTLVDDTGRSFDVQVTVMPMTKY
- a CDS encoding DUF3820 family protein, translated to MLKKDNLIKLARMQMPFGKYAGRVLIDLPEEYLLWFDKKGFPEGELGALMQLCLALKIEGLESVVKPLKYDK
- a CDS encoding cysteine-rich CWC family protein, which encodes MKSPCRAACKNNGGICSGCHRTVEEIIQWKNKSDAQRDAIIEQLVGNDSTHSCPECGTNAHCDIAAGKETCWCFNIETRDLPEAEAGQLCLCRKCLEKKPVA
- a CDS encoding HopJ type III effector protein, yielding MELKQFLDALAASPETVEFETAMAAIEANYEFTPAAFVNGETQNNAGENNSSCKIFAFGQLNNLSKEATLACFGRFYREDVLAHPANNDHQNIRNFMVTGWDGVKFESQALAQK
- a CDS encoding choice-of-anchor I family protein yields the protein MTTPFKAIGVLALSSLAIACSSQPDDSLSSFTAQCKASVAPVAGEASIQGLTFMGTSIADAPFDTSAAEIVQYDACTDKLYVVNAQAKRVDVLSMDDKGAPTQTAFIDLNIAGKTAGVEIGAANSVAVFNGLVAVAIENSDKQANGIIGLYRSDDLSLITTFPTGALPDMVGFSKDGRYIATANEGEPNGDYSVDPEGSITLIDLSQGVNQAEVTQIGFNEFDGARKSELPAGVRISGPNATVAQDLEPEYLTFADNGKIYVALQENNAMAIVNPESKSVEKIVGLGEKSWSESKLDASNKDKIIGNFKSYPQLVGLYMPDTLDSYSVDGKTYILSANEGDGREYGFKTTQALCDQAGFKWDEDDYLGTDEYTSEQGTCLSHVDEVRGKKLKVAADHPLAEALKDNKQLARLKVIKPEQTLSAQNNVQAYGARSFSIWDENGELVFDSGDDFATIALMNEGKNFNSTNDSNDSGDDRSDDKGIEPEAIEVAQINSRHYAFIGLERQGGIMIYDITDPKQAQFLHYVNRRDYSQPVCTEVEDSECTNNTYNPKAGDLAPESINYFGRNGQHFIAVGNEVSGTTSVFRIEL
- a CDS encoding 4a-hydroxytetrahydrobiopterin dehydratase, with product MLNEQKCEACSIDAIALSKEEQQSLLLQLSDWQIIERDEIPQLEKVYKFKNFKQAWAFSNKIAELAEDEFHHPSILLEWGKVTITWWSHSIKGLHKNDFICASKCDALAIEE
- the phhA gene encoding phenylalanine 4-monooxygenase, translated to MTQYHSKPVDQDGRVEWSHEEDAIWRDLVTRQMSVIQDRACEAYLHGLKLLDLPQDRVPQLPEINRVLMETTGWQVEPVPALIDFDRFFNLLGNKRFPVATFLRTREEFDYLQEPDFFHEIFGHCAMLTNPDFAAFTEHYGQLGQAATPKQRGYLARLYWFTVEFGLVREGNQTKIYGGGILSSPGETIYSLESNIAIRGEFDLQTVLRTPYRIDIMQPKYYVIEDLSQLFQISQLNLLKQADLAIEAGLLPPLFEPKEPAHVE